From Brassica oleracea var. oleracea cultivar TO1000 chromosome C3, BOL, whole genome shotgun sequence, a single genomic window includes:
- the LOC106330724 gene encoding uncharacterized protein LOC106330724, whose amino-acid sequence MEVYINDMLVKSLEAEDHISHLQLAFSALQKYNMKLNPAKCSFGDGSGKFLGYIVTQWGIEANPEQIRAIHSIPSPRNVKEVHKLTGRMAALSKFISRLSNKSQAFFVTLKNPRDFQWTEECESALSYLTTPPLLSNPLHGEVLLLYLAVSEHTVSAVLVREEGNKQLPIYYVSKAFLDVKTRNSHLEKLALALIVAAHKLRPYFQAHPIVVVTSFSVKLVLHNPEVSGRLVKWAVELGEYDIIFRPATAIKSQVLADFVAEFSLALLPALEQEVRLRGETKEEGEWILHVDGSSNVRGAGVGIVLTSPTGNTASRAITCNFKATNNESEYEALIAGLTLAHQMGAENIQVFGDSQLIINQVQGEYQAKDGSMIKYVEVTQRLIKKFKSCKLTQIPWEQNSQADALANLGSSLETSSQMSIPLLVLQWPATLEEPPSEEVSAVEEGETWMTPLVQYLEADILPKDRNEARKIKKRAARYCISQERLYRRSFSGPYLSGRSLVLRARRVGYYWTMASDADRQAMHYDQCQRHAPVSKIPPENLKSISSPWPFRKWDMDIVGAEGLPSNSP is encoded by the exons ATGGAGGTCTACATCAACGACATGCTGGTCAAGTCCCTAGAGGCAGAGGACCACATATCTCACCTACAGCTGGCCTTCTCCGCCCTCCAGAAGTACAACATGAAGCTCAACCCAGCCAAATGCTCATTCGGGGACGGCTCTGGCAAGTTCCTAGGGTACATTGTAACCCAGTGGGGAATCGAGGCCAACCCGGAGCAAATCAGGGCCATTCACTCAATCCCTTCCCCGAGGAACGTCAAGGAGGTTCATAAGCTAACGGGAAGAATGGCGGCCTTGAGCAAGTTCATCTCCAGACTCTCCAACAAATCTCAGGCCTTCTTCGTAACCCTCAAAAATCCAAGAGACTTCCAATGGACGGAAGAGTGCGAATCCGCTCTATCGTATCTCACCACTCCTCCTCTCCTATCCAATCCTCTACACGGTGAAGTCCTGCTGCTATATCTAGCAGTCTCCGAACACACCGTGAGTGCCGTCCTCGTCCGCGAGGAGGGAAACAAGCAGCTACCAATCTATTACGTAAGTAAGGCTTTCCTGGACGTGAAAACCCGCAATAGCCATCTAGAGAAGCTGGCCCTAGCCCTGATAGTCGCTGCTCACAAGCTCCGACCCTACTTCCAGGCTCATCCAATCGTGGTTGTTACCTCTTTCTCTGTAAAGTTGGTCCTCCACAACCCAGAAGTCTCTGGACGCCTAGTCAAATGGGCTGTGGAACTAGGGGAGTACGACATAATATTCCGACCTGCCACGGCTATAAAGTCACAGGTCCTAGCGGACTTCGTGGCTGAATTCTCACTTGCCTTGCTCCCAGCTTTGGAGCAGGAGGTACGCCTCCGAGGCGAAACTAAGGAAGAGGGAGAATGGATCTTGCACGTTGATGGATCCAGTAACGTCAGAGGAGCTGGAGTGGGGATAGTGCTCACCTCGCCAACGGGGAACACAGCCTCAAGGGCCATAACATGCAACTTCAAAGCAACCAACAACGAAAGCGAGTATGAGGCCCTAATAGCAGGTCTAACCCTCGCCCACCAAATGGGGGCAGAAAACATCCAGGTCTTCGGTGACTCCCAGCTGATAATCAACCAGGTACAGGGAGAGTACCAAGCAAAAGATGGCAGCATGATCAAGTATGTGGAGGTCACCCAACGACTAATCAAGAAGTTCAAGAGCTGCAAGCTCACTCAAATCCCCTGGGAACAAAACTCGCAAGCCGATGCCCTCGCTAATCTGGGGTCCTCCCTCGAAACTAGTAGTCAGATGAGTATCCCCTTGCTCGTGCTTCAATGGCCAGCCACCCTAGAGGAACCTCCTTCAGAAGAGGTCTCCGCCGTCGAAGAAGGTGAAACATGGATGACCCCCCTAGTCCAGTACCTTGAAGCCGACATCCTCCCGAAAGATCGCAACGAGGCCAGGAAAATCAAGAAGCGAGCCGCAAGGTACTGTATCTCCCAGGAGAGGCTGTACCGAAGATCCTTCTCTGGCCCGTATCTGAG CGGTAGAAGCCTGGTGCTCAGAGCCAGAAGGGTGGGTTACTACTGGACGATGGCCTCCGACGCCGACAGACAAGCAATGCACTATGACCAGTGCCAGAGGCACGCTCCAGTCTCCAAGATTCCCCCGGAGAATCTCAAGTCCATAAGCTCACCATGGCCCTTCAGAAAGTGGGACATGGACATAGTAGGGGCAGAAGGTCTTCCTTCAAATAGTCCCTGA